In Fulvia fulva chromosome 10, complete sequence, a single window of DNA contains:
- a CDS encoding Dynein light chain, cytoplasmic, giving the protein MADLKDNSSMKPEKLDAQIKSVDMSEDMQQEAIEVAQEAMDKFTIEKEIAHHIKRTFDERKGATWHCIVGRNFGSFVTHETKHFIYFYLGHCAILLFKTQ; this is encoded by the exons ATGGCGGACCTCAAGGACAACTCGAGCATGAAGCCGGAGAAGCTTGACG CCCAGATCAAGTCTGTCGATATG AGTGAGGATATGCAGCAGGAGGCTATTGAAGTTG CACAAGAGGCAATGGACAAGTTCACGATCGAGAAG GAGATCGCACACCACATCAAGCGAACA TTCGACGAGCGAAAGGGCGCGACCTGGCACTGCATTGTTGGCAGGAACTTTGGCAGCTTCGTCACCCATG AGACGAAGCACTTCATCTACTTCTACCTCGGCCACTGCGCGATACTGCTGTTCAAGACCCAATAG
- a CDS encoding Multiple RNA-binding domain-containing protein 1, with the protein MDSSTRIFVKGLPPKFSEAELRKHFSQNGRAITDIKYFPDRRFGYVGFKTPEDAQAVVKYFNRTYVRMSRIGVELARPIEERAPPPTARRGTVHATEAPPALAKRKRESEATDKQDDPKLKEFLEAYKSKSKKKEAEDALMQDVGDGAVHEEATVEIPTAESDDEYEQVPKKARHAKVDAPKVDETLSTALPTAEEVSKEINDQNESPAVEGAAPVSDADWARSRTSRLLGLLDDEEEEAVHSRPSGTDDEDEGEETITKSSKPVEEPVSSIPTPPADDNSNQQDEATAAEPVDADVEAVRKSMRLFVRNLPYDARKEDLETEFERFGNLEEVHIALDKKTGTAKGFAFIQYSDPDSAEQAFIDRDGQTFQGRLIHILPGTAKREDKLNDFDVSKLPLKKQNEIKRKREAASSVFNWNALYMNTDAVISSVARRLGLAKSEVLDPTSSDAAVKQAHAETHIIQETKAYFRQQGVDLDSFKKSHRGDTAILVKNIPADCSKDELKRLFEEQGDVKRFLMPPAGTIAIVEFDNAAQCKAAFGTLAYRRVKSSMLFLEKAPKDLFTAKPVSGEEEPQGVSKVNTADLKDADQTVPETTGTVTLFVRNLNFSTTTKVLTEAFTPLAGFLSARVKTREDPKRGTLSMGFGFAEFRTTKEAQAALETMDGYTLEGHKLQVRASHKGADAAEERRKADAAKRSAARSTKIIIKNLPFETTKKDVRALFGAYGQLRSVRVPKKIDRAARGFAFAEFTTSKEAQSAMDALRDTHLLGRRLVLDFAAEETEDAEAAIEKMQQKVGAQVNKVALQKLTSGGRKKFTTSGGDEEVD; encoded by the exons ATGGACAGCTCGACGCGCATTTTCGTAAAGGGCCTCCCACCCAAGTTCTCCGAAGCTGAGCTACGGAAGCACTTCTCCCAGAACGGAAGGGCCATCACCGACATTAAGTACTTCCCTGACAGGCGCTTCGGATATGTTGGATTCAAGACACCTGAAGACGCTCAAGCGGTTGTCAAGTACTTCAACAGGACGTACGTGCGAATGAGCCGCATTGGTGTGGAATTGGCCAGACCCATCGAAGAGCGCGCGCCACCACCCACTGCGAGGCGAGGCACTGTCCATGCCACCGAAGCGCCTCCAGCACTCGCCAAACGCAAGCGTGAGAGCGAAGCGACTGACAAGCAGGATGATCCGAAGCTGAAGGAGTTCCTCGAGGCTTACAAGAGCAAGAGCAAGAAGAAGGAAGCGGAAGATGCCTTGATGCAGGATGTTGGAGATGGTGCTGTGCACGAAGAGGCTACTGTCGAGATACCTACTGCGGAAAGCGACGACGAATACGAACAGGTGCCAAAGAAGGCGAGGCACGCCAAGGTAGACGCGCCGAAGGTCGACGAAACGCTCTCCACAGCATTACCTACGGCCGAGGAAGTGAGCAAAGAGATCAATGACCAAAACGAATCACCGGCTGTGGAAGGAGCGGCACCAGTATCAGATGCAGATTGGGCACGCTCAAGGACTAGCAGGCTGCTCGGTTTATTAGACGACGAGGAGGAGGAAGCTGTTCACAGCCGCCCCAGTGGTACAGACGACGAAGACGAGGGAGAAGAGACGATCACGAAGAGCTCAAAGCCTGTCGAAGAGCCTGTGTCATCAATACCCACTCCCCCAGCCGACGACAATTCGAATCAACAGGACGAAGCTACAGCAGCAGAGCCAGTCGACGCAGACGTGGAAGCAGTCCGCAAAAGCATGCGTCTCTTCGTCCGAAACCTACCATACGACGCCCGGAAAGAGGACCTGGAGACCGAATTCGAGCGTTTTGGCAATCTTGAAGAA GTTCATATTGCTCTTGATAAGAAGACTGGCACGGCGAAAGGTTTCGCTTTTATCCAATACAGCGACCCGGACTCGGCGGAACAAGCGTTCATCGACCGGGATGGACAGACTTTTCAAGGTCGACTTATCCACATCCTACCGGGAACAGCTAAACGCGAGGATAAATTGAACGATTTCGACGTGTCCAAGCTCCCTCTAAAGAAGCAGAACGAAATCAAGCGCAAGAGAGAGGCAGCAAGCTCCGTTTTCAACTGGAACGCACTCTATATGAATACTGATGCCGTGATTTCGAGCGTCGCTCGTCGACTTGGGCTCGCAAAG TCCGAAGTCCTTGATCCCACAAGCAGCGATGCCGCGGTGAAGCAGGCTCATGCCGAAACTCACATCATTCAAGAGACGAAGGCCTACTTCCGGCAACAGGGTGTGGATCTGGACTCCTTCAAGAAGAGTCATCGTGGTGATACAGCAATACTGGTCAAGAACATTCCAGCTGATTGCAGCAAAGACGAGCTAAAGCGCCTCTTTGAGGAGCAAGGAGATGTCAAGAGATTTCTCATGCCTCCAGCCGGCACTATCGCGATTGTGGAATTCGATAACGCAGCCCAATGCAAGGCTGCGTTTGGCACGCTCGCGTACCGCCGTGTTAAGAGCTCAATGCTGTTCTTGGAGAAAGCACCAAAGGATCTCTTCACTGCCAAGCCGGTCTCTGGTGAAGAAGAACCTCAAGGTGTAAGCAAGGTCAACACAGCAGATTTGAAAGACGCAGATCAGACCGTGCCGGAGACGACTGGTACAGTCACACTTTTCGTGCGAAACCTGAACTTCAGTACAACGACGAAGGTGCTTACTGAGGCGTTCACACCGCTCGCTGGCTTCTTATCCGCTCGTGTCAAGACGAGGGAGGATCCTAAGCGTGGCACCCTAAGCATGGGCTTTGGGTTTGCGGAGTTTCGAACGACCAAAGAAGCTCAGGCGGCTCTCGAGACCATGGATGGCTACACTCTTGAGGGCCACAAACTTCAGGTGCGTGCCAGTCACAAAGGAGCTGACGCCGCCGAAGAGCGCAGAAAGGCCGATGCGGCGAAGCGGTCCGCAGCACGAAGCACCAAGATCATCATCAAGAACTTGCCCTTCGAGACGACGAAGAAGGATGTGCGCGCCCTTTTCGGCGCATACGGTCAACTTCGAAGCGTCCGTGTACCCAAGAAGATCGACCGCGCTGCAAGAGGCTTCGCGTTTGCCGAGTTTACTACTTCGAAAGAAGCGCAAAGTGCCATGGACGCGCTCCGCGATACGCATTTGCTCGGTCGTCGACTTGTTCTTGACTTTGCGGCCGAGGAGACTGAAGATGCCGAGGCCGCCATCGAGAAGATGCAACAGAAGGTCGGCGCACAAGTCAACAAGGTTGCACTGCAGAAGCTCACCAGTGGCGGGAGAAAGAAGTTTACAACATCAGGTGGTGATGAAGAGGTGGATTGA
- a CDS encoding Vacuolar protease A translates to MKHVLLIAAALSFQQVAGAVHRLPVKYVVQPQQKVDGAQSHNRFFKQTDPDIAFQRDSSVPLIDSKTGHLFVNITIGDPPKQYEVVLDTRSSLLWLPDVECSSSAGLSCEDTFHIADLQVRDQKFVGAGDIPAQLGFDGVLGLGYSDASNDEALSPLENMIAQGLLDEPLFSLYLASDDDGQSEVLRGGIDETKFSESLVNLPVTGKNSWEVIVDTVELGSGSFDSKSMSAILDSGTPFIVLPTEMAETINKQIYHVGCEKLGPLPDLTFKLAGRDFEISPRDYIDQDGDECKGGIVGIDFDWFDNAIILLGDVFLKRWYSVFDHGNASVSLARAK, encoded by the exons ATGAAGCACGTTCTCCTTATTGCGGCCGCATTGTCCTTCCAGCAAGTCGCAGGTGCAGTGCATAGGCTGCCGGTCAAATACGTAGTCCAGCCGCAACAAAAG GTCGACGGAGCCCAAAGTCACAATCGCTTCTTCAAGCAGACCGATCCAGACATTGCTTTCCAGCGCGACTCATCGGTACCCCTCATTGACTCCAAGACTGGCCATCTCTTCGTCAATATCACCATAGGAGATCCGCCGAAACAGTATGAAGTCGTTCTTGATACCAGAAGCTCCCTACTGTGGCTTCCAGACGTCGAGTGTAGTTCCTCTGCGGGACTGAGCTGCGAGGACACATTCCACATCGCAGATCTTCAGGTCAGAGATCAGAAGTTTGTGGGTGCTGGAGATATCCCTGCTCAACTCGGCTTCGATGGAGTACTTGGCCTTGGTTACAGTGATGCCTCCAACGATGAAGCCCTGAGTCCGTTGGAGAACATGATCGCGCAAGGACTCCTTGACGAGCCTCTCTTCAGCTTATATCTGGCCTCCGACGATGATGGCCAGAGTGAAGTGCTCCGAGGCGGCATAGATGAGACCAAGTTCTCGGAATCGCTGGTCAATCTGCCCGTGACTGGTAAGAACAGCTGGGAGGTGATAGTCGACACCGTCGAGCTCGGCTCGGGCTCATTCGATTCGAAGTCAATGTCAGCTATTCTCGACAGCGGCACACCCTTCATCGTCCTTCCAACAGAGATGGCTGAGACCATCAATAAGCAGATATATCACGTTGGCTGTGAGAAGCTGGGCCCGCTACCGGATCTGACATTCAAGTTAGCTGGTCGTGACTTTGAGATAAGTCCGCGAGACTACATCGACCAGGATGGCGATGAGTGCAAGGGCGGCATCGTGGGCATCGACTTCGACTGGTTTGATAATGCGATCATTTTGCTTGGTGATGTGTTCTTGAAGAGATGGTACTCGGTCTTTGATCACGGGAATGCTTCGGTCAGCCTCGCGAGAGCCAAGTGA
- a CDS encoding Conidiophore development regulator abaA, with amino-acid sequence MIQPARVLPSNAPPLADTENSHSSRVLQEHSGNRQHHDYSYGNPSEQKYPASLLTENVYTGQQISQPLHHYRQTPLQRHHYRHGHGRHYMGGDDITRIKKAAAILYHRFRNSEQYMKYRGRQHKDDKGNQGEQKWPDRLELAFFEALVRWPPMGRRKMMHKDKQRGRNELIADYIEEVTGEARTRKQVSSHIQVLKPFVEGDPFIMRMLSKEDLCGPGGQLYRGGGRAASYHHDTRRTSTYPGMIPHAPSAAATVPIDAHMIQKAKSLLEVFEPLEFQMFVQQKFKDDSVNRLHTYTQSISDPKQPDDEHLPDWHSLQRSPLLASIHAVRPLDCNVLLAEASLAFPTRSFKGEDGKSLPGVELGISFLCNSRHLPVDAHITCSTNFYHNMRHLKDHSGRAQVQLTESSDRTSVETQLKFGSNFWAKTLATLAGSVNAPATSSRDPRQEVRDHIAGITAAQEVAVRTETGHERLLVIHWKFRLSNAERGRAYWRRLILPQSSSSSTSSEEEQHYGDPRPKTNRNDSVYDYSLTYTDPTPYASASTSQPALQSPFEYDSTSGSGSALTSATWPSMDETNTAPHSAIDGNFPDHAFDFDGGNINLSYDPTLDFGNFDSTAFDVTVSDSIPGTTGAEFGTDPALGEYSQTSTVQEYGQGSQEYSQPEFSQPAAADYSHTQPQPHTQPGYTQDFTQPWTDSYTTTFDSQLSAGASSYPNDAHDSGVFEGYHAGYDPTYQPTLGPPEGQAYGGAGQDAVVKEEGDGGDSLNALADVAGSRFLGHAQ; translated from the exons ATGATCCAACCGGCACGGGTACTGCCCTCGAATGCGCCGCCTCTTGCCGATACTGAGAATAGTCACTCGTCAAGAGTGTTGCAGGAACACTCAGGCAACAGACAGCATCACGACTATTCTTATGGCAACCCTTCTGAGCAGAAATACCCAGCATCACTACTGACGGAGAATGTTTATACTGGTCAGCAGATCTCACAACCATTGCATCATTATCGACAGACGCCGCTGCAAAGGCACCACTATCGACATGGCCATGGACGACACTACATGGGCGGGGACGATATCACACGCATCAAGAAGGCCGCCGCTATTCTATATCATCGCTTTCGAAACTCGGAACAGTACATGAAGTATCGTGGTCGACAGCACAAGGACGACAAGGGCAACCAAGGAGAACAGAAATGGCCAGACCGTCTCGAGCTCGCGTTCTTTGAAG CTCTTGTCCGCTGGCCACCAATGGGTCGTCGCAAGATGATGCACAAGGACAAGCAACGAGGCCGCAACGAGCTGATTGCTGATTACATCGAAGAAGTGACGGGCGAAGCACGAACGAGGAAACAGGTGTCAAGTCACATTCAGGTGTTGAAGCCATTCGTCGAAGGCGATCCCTTCATCATGAGGATGCTATCAAAGGAAGACCTCTGCGGACCTGGCGGCCAGCTGTACCGCGGCGGTGGAAGGGCGGCATCTTATCACCACGACACAAGACGGACGTCAACATACCCTGGCATGATCCCGCACGCCCCCTCCGCAGCAGCCACAGTACCGATCGACGCCCACATGATCCAGAAGGCCAAATCGCTCCTCGAAGTCTTCGAACCACTAGAATTCCAAATGTTCGTCCAGCAAAAATTCAAAGACGACAGTGTCAACCGCCTACACACCTACACCCAATCCATCTCCGACCCCAAACAACCCGACGACGAGCACCTCCCAGACTGGCACTCCCTCCAACGCTCCCCCCTCCTGGCCTCAATCCACGCCGTCCGACCTCTAGACTGCAACGTCCTCCTCGCAGAAGCATCCCTAGCCTTCCCCACCCGCAGCTTCAAAGGCGAAGACGGCAAATCCCTCCCCGGCGTCGAACTGGGAATCTCCTTCTTATGCAACAGCCGCCACCTCCCCGTCGACGCCCACATTACCTGCTCAACCAATTTCTACCACAACATGCGCCACCTCAAAGACCACAGCGGCCGTGCGCAGGTCCAGCTAACGGAGTCGTCCGATCGGACAAGTGTGGAGACGCAGCTGAAATTCGGTAGTAACTTTTGGGCCAAGACGCTCGCGACCCTCGCTGGGTCTGTAAACGCACCTGCCACGTCGTCCAGAGATCCGAGACAGGAAGTACGGGATCACATAGCGGGCATCACAGCGGCGCAGGAAGTCGCGGTGAGAACTGAGACGGGCCATGAGCGTCTGCTCGTTATCCACTGGAAATTCCGACTTTCGAATGCGGAGCGAGGGAGGGCTTATTGGAGGCGTCTCATCCTGCCGCAATCCTCATCGTCATCCACGTCGTCAGAAGAAGAACAACATTACGGGGATCCTCGGCCCAAAACAAACCGCAATGACTCCGTTTACGATTACAGCCTTACCTACACTGATCCCACTCCATACGCCTCTGCCTCGACATCTCAGCCTGCGTTGCAATCACCCTTCGAATACGACAGCACCTCCGGCAGTGGCTCAGCTCTCACATCCGCTACCTGGCCCTCTATGGACGAAACCAACACAGCACCCCACAGCGCCATCGACGGCAACTTCCCCGACCACGCTTTCGACTTCGACGGTGGGAACATCAACCTCTCCTACGACCCAACCTTGGATTTCGGTAACTTCGACAGCACAGCCTTCGATGTCACCGTTTCAGACTCCATCCCAGGAACGACAGGCGCGGAATTCGGCACCGACCCGGCATTGGGAGAATACTCTCAAACGAGTACTGTGCAGGAGTATGGACAAGGAAGCCAGGAATACTCTCAACCAGAATTCTCCCAACCCGCCGCCGCCGACTACTCCCACACACAACCTCAGCCTCACACACAGCCAGGGTACACGCAAGACTTTACGCAGCCCTGGACCGACTCCTACACCACCACCTTCGACTCGCAACTCTCAGCCGGCGCCAGCTCCTACCCGAACGACGCGCACGACTCCGGCGTCTTCGAGGGCTACCACGCTGGCTATGATCCCACCTACCAACCCACCCTCGGCCCACCTGAAGGACAAGCCTACGGAGGCGCGGGACAGGACGCGGTGGTGAAGGAGGAGGGGGATGGGGGCGATTCGTTGAATGCGTTGGCGGATGTGGCTGGGTCGAGGTTTTTGGGTCATGCGCAGTGA
- a CDS encoding N amino acid transport system protein: protein MYEEKKVGEELAPVPTTDFGDVQDYPKTDATHDAVFGEINEDGPNYRDVGWMGTVILMMKTQIGLGVLGIPSALHTLGMVPGVIILIVVACMTTWSGYMVGKFKLLHPHVYGIDDAGAIFGGRIGREILWFGFVIYFLFLSASAMLGISIGFNALSVHGACTAIFVAVAAIIGMLFGSIRTLGKVSWIAWAGVGGILTAVFALTIAVGVQDRPSDAPQTGPYKSDSRFNVISDPTFEEAISAVATIVFAFAGSPAFFSIISEMRNPKDYTKSLIIAQAGVTLVYLVIGIVVYYYCGSYVASPALGSAGPLMKRVCYGIALPGLIASCMLFVHLPAKSIFMRVMRGSKHLTANTAVHWLTWLSCTGGVVIVAYLIGSGIPVFDGLISLIGALLATFMSFQPMGCMWLYDNYKRSVSERDAKWYGQFAWVVFIITAGTFVMIAGTYGAVVGIINSSDRTAPWSCADNSNSVK from the exons ATGTACGAAGAGAAGAAAGTGGGCGAAGAGCTGGCGCCAGTGCCAACAACAGACTTCGGCGACGTCCAGGACTACCCAAAGACGGATGCCACGCACGATGCCGTCTTCGGAGAGATCAATGAGGATGGTCCCAACTACCGCGACGTTGGCTGGATGGGTACCGTCATCCTCATGATGAAGACACAGATCGGTCTGGGTGTGCTCGGTATTCCATCAGCACTGCATACACTTGGCATGGTTCCGGGCGTCATCATCCTGATTGTTGTTGCATGTATGACCACTTGGAGTGGTTACATGGTTGGCAAATTCAAGCTGTTACATCCGCACGTCTATGGTATCGACGATGCTGGTGCGATCTTTGGTGGACGCATCGGCCGGGAGATCCTGTGGTTTGGCTTTGTCATCT ACTTCCTCTTCCTCTCTGCCTCAGCTATGCTTGGTATTTCGATCGGCTTCAACGCCTTGTCAGTCCATGGTGCTTGCACGGCTATCTTCGTAGCAGTCGCAGCCATAATCGGTATGCTCTTCGGCAGTATCCGAACTCTCGGAAAGGTCTCCTGGATCGCATGGGCTGGCGTTGGTGGTATCCTGACTGCAG TATTCGCACTCACGATTGCGGTCGGTGTGCAAGATCGTCCTTCGGATGCTCCTCAAACTGGCCCATACAAGAGCGATTCCCGGTTCAACGTGATTAGCGACCCGACTTTCGAAGAGGCTATCTCTGCTGTCGCGACAATCGTTTTTGCTTTCGCAGGAAGTCCGGCTTTCTTCTCGATTATCTCGGAGATGAGGAATCCAAAGGATTACACCAAGTCGCTCATCATCGCCCAGGCAGGTGTCACGCTTGTGTACCTCGTGATCGGAATCGTGGTGTACTACTACTGTGGTTCTTACGTCGCATCGCCCGCGCTTGGCTCAGCTGGTCCGTTGATGAAGCGCGTGTGCTACGGTATTGCGCTGCCCGGTCTCATAGCAAGCTGCATGCTTTTCGTCCAC TTGCCTGCCAAGAGCATCTTCATGCGCGTGATGCGCGGCTCCAAGCATTTGACCGCGAACACTGCCGTCCATTGGTTGACCTGGTTGAGCTGCACCGGTGGTGTCGTTATCGTTGCCTATCTGATCGGCAGTGGTATTCCAGTTTTCGATGGACTGATCTCCCTTATCGGTGCACTGCTGGCCACATTCATGTCATTCCAGCCGATGGGTTGCATGTGGCTGTACGACAACTACAAGCGCAGTGTCTCGGAACGCGACGCGAAGTGGTATGGCCAATTTGCCTGGGTTGTCTTCATCATCACTGCTGGAACTTTCGTCATGATTGCTGGGACATACGGCGCAGTCGTTGGAATCATCAACTCGTCGGACCGCACAGCTCCTTGGTCGTGCGCGGATAACTCAAACTCCGTGAAATAA